A genomic region of Acidobacteriota bacterium contains the following coding sequences:
- a CDS encoding TonB-dependent receptor codes for MTTKHRLSLLPLLALLALMAAPAAAQSPNTSALIVSVSDQTGAVIKDAKVAVTNAATGAVREAVSDSAGNATLPALALTGTYTVSVSKQGFSNQELKDITLRSGETATLRVKLQVGSTTAEVAIFGTTDGVRADAQIGRRLDNPTIDETPILGRKATTLPLLNSAFRQGKGTGDLFVNATYFITGVGSRRATTFTLDGANNDEGWGRQTAIATVPLGAIQEINVLSNAFSSEFGWTSGPALNIVTKSGTNGFHGEGLYLFRPGGWQAETFSTKNFCPPSVPSCVTPTTLTAINPVDIPDALKQGSATFGGPIVKDKTFFFATTDYTAQDRTTFLSTALPAFLLPSNGQLDYTGHYRQFLFNGRVDHKLTANQTLTARFNVDRFYDDNPQDAVGGTNAPSVARRYSRRSWTTQLNHTTVINADLLNEARFAYLHGDPVTLWEAKTLSTTYTRAGNVPFTIGQSRSSNIYSYQSQFSDTLSWTIGKHYLRLGGSIVHHTSGGTGSEPGTAVLGTFTFRNTTTAPFDQLTLADVQNYQQPINFGISSYDLSQWLVTGFAQDSIHLRRDLTVDLGLRYDRQTLTDATNNFAPRLGFGWHPWGNARTSIRGGYGMYYTQIRANAVAGYLVNGLDGLTTYTATPGQTGFPTCLSGSCLPVPLDPKTLPAAQLPARDITIRAGLRSFYQTQFTKYGLDFTKLSNYPDELVNPRSQVVSIGAEREIVHGLFVGGDYVHQHLSNIDRSFDLNAPAPFDRTAPGQTRTVAAANATRPILPVNGGVRQVNVLTNFGVADYDGLQTQVSYRGHAKIYAAVSYTLSKATNTTEPDGNGIAPNEPNLARLGEVERGLSVVNQRHRAVITFSYRLPYNFTAGTLSQFASARPFNATTGVDNNGDGANNDRPVIDGKVVAKSAFRGTATQDVALFVENRIKLKERASLLLRLEGFNLFNHGNYLGRGQTIYGDAATPNTTFGQLVAVGTATNALPAFANVDPPRMFQLQVRFIF; via the coding sequence ATGACCACCAAGCATCGCCTGAGCTTGCTGCCGTTGCTGGCGCTCTTGGCCTTGATGGCCGCGCCAGCCGCCGCGCAATCGCCCAATACGTCAGCACTGATCGTCAGCGTGAGCGATCAAACCGGCGCTGTCATCAAAGACGCCAAAGTTGCCGTGACGAACGCCGCGACCGGCGCGGTGCGCGAAGCCGTCTCGGACAGCGCGGGCAACGCCACGCTGCCCGCGCTCGCGCTGACAGGAACCTATACGGTCAGCGTGTCCAAGCAGGGCTTCAGCAACCAGGAACTCAAGGACATCACGCTACGTTCGGGTGAAACCGCGACCCTGAGGGTGAAGCTCCAAGTCGGCTCCACAACGGCGGAAGTCGCCATCTTCGGCACCACCGATGGCGTGCGCGCTGACGCGCAGATTGGTCGCCGCCTCGACAACCCAACCATTGATGAGACGCCGATTCTAGGCCGTAAGGCGACCACGCTGCCGCTGCTGAATTCAGCCTTCCGGCAAGGCAAGGGCACGGGCGATCTCTTCGTCAACGCGACCTATTTCATCACCGGTGTAGGTTCGCGCCGCGCCACCACCTTCACGCTCGACGGCGCGAACAATGACGAAGGCTGGGGCCGCCAGACGGCGATTGCCACCGTGCCACTGGGCGCGATTCAGGAAATCAACGTGCTCTCGAACGCCTTCTCTTCCGAGTTCGGTTGGACTTCCGGCCCGGCCCTGAACATCGTCACGAAGTCGGGCACGAACGGCTTTCACGGCGAAGGGCTGTACCTGTTCCGTCCCGGCGGCTGGCAGGCCGAGACCTTTTCGACCAAGAACTTTTGTCCGCCGTCTGTGCCGAGTTGCGTCACGCCCACCACGCTCACGGCAATCAACCCGGTGGATATTCCCGATGCGCTGAAGCAAGGTTCCGCCACATTCGGCGGGCCAATCGTCAAAGATAAGACCTTCTTTTTCGCCACGACCGATTACACGGCGCAAGACCGCACGACCTTTCTCTCGACCGCGCTGCCTGCTTTCCTGTTGCCGTCGAATGGGCAGCTTGATTACACCGGCCACTACCGCCAGTTCCTCTTCAACGGGCGCGTGGATCACAAGCTCACCGCGAATCAAACGTTGACGGCGCGCTTCAACGTGGATCGTTTTTACGATGACAACCCGCAGGACGCCGTGGGCGGCACCAATGCGCCCAGCGTCGCGCGCCGTTATTCGCGCCGTTCGTGGACGACGCAACTCAATCACACGACAGTCATCAATGCCGATTTGCTCAACGAAGCGCGCTTCGCCTACCTGCACGGCGACCCAGTGACGCTTTGGGAAGCCAAGACGCTCTCGACCACCTACACTCGCGCGGGGAATGTGCCGTTCACCATTGGCCAGTCGCGCTCATCCAACATTTACAGTTACCAGTCACAATTCTCTGACACCTTATCTTGGACGATTGGCAAGCACTATCTGCGTTTGGGCGGCAGCATTGTCCATCACACTTCCGGCGGCACGGGCAGCGAACCCGGCACGGCGGTGCTCGGCACGTTCACGTTCCGCAACACAACGACCGCGCCCTTCGATCAACTGACGCTGGCCGACGTACAGAATTATCAGCAGCCGATCAACTTCGGCATCAGCAGCTACGATCTGTCGCAATGGCTGGTGACTGGTTTCGCGCAGGACAGCATCCACTTGCGCCGCGATCTGACAGTTGATCTGGGCTTGCGCTACGACCGGCAGACCTTGACCGACGCGACGAACAACTTCGCGCCGCGCCTCGGCTTCGGCTGGCATCCCTGGGGCAATGCGCGCACTTCGATTCGCGGCGGCTATGGCATGTATTACACGCAGATTCGCGCCAATGCGGTCGCCGGATATTTAGTGAACGGATTGGACGGCTTGACGACTTACACCGCCACGCCCGGCCAGACGGGCTTTCCGACGTGTTTGTCCGGCTCTTGCCTGCCGGTGCCGCTCGATCCGAAGACGCTGCCCGCCGCGCAATTGCCCGCGCGCGACATCACCATTCGGGCGGGGCTGCGCAGCTTTTACCAAACGCAGTTTACGAAGTACGGGCTGGACTTCACCAAGCTGTCGAACTATCCCGATGAATTGGTGAACCCGCGCAGCCAAGTCGTCTCCATCGGCGCGGAACGCGAAATCGTGCACGGCTTGTTTGTCGGCGGCGATTACGTGCATCAGCACTTAAGCAACATTGATCGCTCGTTTGATTTGAATGCGCCCGCGCCCTTTGACCGCACCGCGCCCGGCCAGACGCGCACCGTCGCAGCAGCCAACGCCACGCGCCCCATCCTGCCGGTCAACGGCGGCGTGCGGCAAGTGAATGTGTTGACCAATTTCGGCGTCGCCGATTACGACGGCTTGCAAACGCAAGTCAGCTATCGCGGCCACGCGAAGATTTATGCCGCCGTCAGCTACACGCTGTCCAAGGCGACCAACACGACCGAACCGGATGGCAACGGCATCGCGCCGAACGAACCCAACCTCGCGCGGCTGGGCGAAGTCGAACGCGGCCTGAGTGTAGTCAATCAGCGGCATCGCGCGGTCATCACGTTCAGCTATCGGCTGCCGTATAACTTCACCGCCGGCACGCTCTCGCAATTCGCCTCGGCGCGCCCCTTCAACGCCACCACCGGCGTGGACAACAACGGCGACGGCGCGAACAACGACCGGCCCGTGATTGACGGCAAGGTGGTTGCCAAGTCGGCCTTTCGCGGCACGGCCACACAGGACGTGGCGCTCTTCGTTGAGAATCGCATCAAGCTGAAAGAACGTGCGAGCCTCTTGCTGCGCTTGGAGGGGTTCAACCTTTTCAATCACGGCAACTACCTCGGACGCGGGCAGACGATTTACGGCGACGCCGCCACGCCAAACACCACGTTTGGTCAATTGGTGGCGGTGGGCACGGCAACGAATGCGCTGCCGGCCTTTGCCAATGTTGATCCGCCGCGGATGTTCCAACTGCAAGTGCGGTTTATCTTTTGA